The following are encoded together in the Acinetobacter radioresistens DSM 6976 = NBRC 102413 = CIP 103788 genome:
- a CDS encoding peptidylprolyl isomerase, whose protein sequence is MSFPQVELNTNKGRIVLELNTEKAPKTAENFLQYVRDGFYDGVIFHRVIDGFMIQGGGFDENFKEKATRDAIENEADNGLSNDEGTIAMARTQAPHSASAQFFINVKNNSFLNHTGKTAQGWGYAVFGKVVEGMDVVNEIKNVRTGNRGYHADVPLENVVIESAKIISE, encoded by the coding sequence ATGAGTTTTCCTCAAGTCGAATTAAACACCAATAAAGGTCGTATTGTTCTTGAGCTTAATACTGAAAAAGCACCTAAAACTGCTGAAAACTTCCTGCAATATGTTCGTGACGGCTTTTATGACGGCGTTATCTTTCACCGTGTGATTGACGGTTTCATGATCCAAGGTGGTGGCTTCGACGAAAACTTTAAAGAAAAAGCAACTCGCGATGCAATCGAAAATGAAGCAGATAACGGCCTGAGCAATGACGAAGGTACGATTGCAATGGCACGTACCCAGGCTCCTCACTCTGCATCTGCCCAGTTTTTCATTAACGTGAAAAATAACTCTTTCCTTAACCATACAGGTAAAACTGCTCAAGGTTGGGGTTATGCAGTGTTCGGTAAGGTTGTTGAAGGTATGGACGTTGTTAATGAGATTAAAAATGTCCGTACTGGTAACCGTGGTTACCATGCCGATGTTCCTCTGGAAAATGTTGTAATCGAATCTGCTAAAATTATCTCTGAATAA
- the nfsB gene encoding oxygen-insensitive NAD(P)H nitroreductase has protein sequence MDLLDIVHNRYTTKAYDPTKKISQEQFERFLEILRYTPSSINIQPWHFFIADHESAKQRIAKALVGKYSYNAPKVLDSSHTILFCTKANITEEHLEHLLNQDAASGRFKDETAKQGQKDSRSGYVDYYRNEKGDVQRWAENQTFIALGQMLLAAGIEGVDATPIGGFNEDIISAELGLTELGLVPSVLLTLGYRSASDFNAKLPKSRLDREQIFTKL, from the coding sequence ATGGATCTGCTTGATATCGTACATAACCGCTATACGACTAAAGCTTATGACCCAACCAAGAAAATTTCACAGGAGCAGTTTGAACGCTTCCTGGAAATACTTCGTTATACTCCTTCATCAATTAACATTCAGCCTTGGCATTTCTTTATCGCTGATCATGAATCTGCCAAACAGCGTATTGCGAAAGCTCTGGTGGGCAAGTACAGTTATAACGCACCTAAAGTATTAGACTCTTCCCATACTATTTTATTTTGTACTAAAGCCAATATTACTGAAGAACATCTTGAGCATTTGTTAAATCAAGATGCAGCAAGTGGGCGCTTCAAGGATGAAACAGCCAAACAAGGTCAGAAAGACAGCCGTAGTGGTTATGTTGATTATTACCGCAATGAAAAAGGTGATGTCCAGCGTTGGGCTGAAAATCAGACTTTTATTGCTCTTGGGCAAATGCTATTGGCAGCAGGTATTGAAGGTGTGGACGCTACCCCTATTGGTGGATTTAATGAAGATATTATCAGTGCAGAATTAGGCCTAACTGAATTAGGCTTAGTTCCATCAGTATTACTTACATTAGGCTACCGCAGTGCAAGCGATTTTAATGCCAAGTTACCTAAATCACGCTTGGATAGAGAACAAATTTTTACCAAGCTATAA
- a CDS encoding UDP-2,3-diacylglucosamine diphosphatase, which yields MTYLFISDLHLSPEHPRLVRGFLDLLKYYANQHTQLYILGDWFNAWIGDDYSAPWLDEIVQALQQFQQAGNTIYFQAGNRDFALGQKFLDQFHGVLLPDIYQLSIGALAFRLEHGDALCTDDISYQRFKKIIRNPLLLGFLKRLPLGFRQKLANGFRQKSAETKQTKAYEIMDVNQHTVEQVLENSDILIHGHTHRPAIHEIYNKKRIVLGDWRERSAQILEINPLAEQTELKLISWNY from the coding sequence GTGACCTATCTGTTTATTTCAGATTTACATTTGTCACCTGAACACCCTCGACTTGTTCGGGGGTTTTTAGACTTATTAAAATATTATGCAAACCAGCATACCCAGCTCTATATTTTAGGAGACTGGTTTAATGCCTGGATCGGTGATGATTATTCCGCGCCTTGGCTGGATGAAATTGTTCAGGCTTTACAGCAGTTCCAACAAGCTGGTAACACTATCTATTTTCAGGCCGGAAATCGTGACTTTGCCCTAGGCCAAAAATTCTTGGACCAGTTTCACGGTGTTCTATTGCCAGATATATATCAGTTGAGTATTGGTGCTTTAGCGTTCCGGCTAGAACATGGAGATGCACTTTGTACTGATGATATATCTTATCAACGCTTTAAAAAGATAATTCGCAACCCACTTTTGCTGGGCTTTCTAAAGCGTCTACCACTCGGTTTTAGACAAAAGCTGGCCAATGGATTCCGTCAAAAAAGTGCTGAGACCAAGCAGACCAAAGCTTATGAAATTATGGATGTTAACCAGCATACAGTTGAGCAGGTTCTAGAAAATTCCGATATTTTGATTCACGGCCATACACATCGCCCTGCAATTCATGAAATATATAATAAAAAGCGTATTGTGCTAGGTGACTGGAGAGAGCGTTCTGCTCAAATTCTGGAGATAAATCCGCTAGCAGAGCAAACAGAGTTAAAGTTGATAAGCTGGAATTATTAA
- the fba gene encoding class II fructose-bisphosphate aldolase (catalyzes the reversible aldol condensation of dihydroxyacetonephosphate and glyceraldehyde 3-phosphate in the Calvin cycle, glycolysis, and/or gluconeogenesis), with translation MALISMRQLLDHAAEHSYGVPAFNVNNLEQMRAIMLAADATNSPVIVQASAGARKYAGAPFLRHLILAAIEEWPHIPVVMHQDHGTSPDVCQRSIQLGFSSVMMDGSLGEDGKTPTSYEYNVDVTRRTVQMAHACGVSVEGEIGCLGSLETGMAGEEDGVGAEGILDHSQLLTSVEEARSFVADTNVDALAIAVGTSHGAYKFTRPPTGDILAIDRIKEIHAALPNTHLVMHGSSSVPQEWLAIINQYGGDIKETYGVPVEQLVEAIKHGVRKINIDTDLRLASTGAMRRMMAEQPSEFDPRKFFAKTIDAMKQICVDRYEAFGTAGHADKIHPISLEKMVDRYK, from the coding sequence ATGGCACTTATTTCGATGCGCCAGCTCTTGGACCACGCCGCAGAACATAGCTACGGCGTACCAGCGTTCAATGTAAACAATTTAGAACAAATGCGCGCAATCATGCTGGCTGCAGACGCAACCAATTCACCTGTGATCGTACAAGCTTCAGCGGGGGCCCGTAAGTATGCAGGGGCGCCGTTCTTGCGTCATCTTATTCTGGCTGCTATTGAAGAATGGCCACACATTCCGGTAGTTATGCACCAAGATCATGGTACCAGCCCAGATGTTTGCCAACGTTCAATTCAGCTTGGCTTTAGCTCGGTGATGATGGATGGTTCATTAGGTGAAGATGGTAAAACACCAACTTCCTATGAATACAATGTTGATGTGACTCGTCGTACTGTACAAATGGCACATGCTTGTGGTGTTTCAGTAGAAGGTGAAATTGGCTGTCTGGGTTCACTTGAAACCGGTATGGCTGGTGAAGAAGATGGCGTAGGTGCAGAAGGGATACTTGACCATTCTCAGCTGTTGACTTCTGTAGAAGAAGCACGCAGTTTTGTGGCTGATACCAATGTTGATGCGCTGGCAATTGCTGTAGGTACTTCACATGGTGCGTATAAATTCACCCGTCCACCAACGGGAGACATCTTGGCAATTGACCGTATTAAAGAAATTCACGCGGCTCTACCAAATACACACCTGGTTATGCATGGCTCAAGTTCAGTTCCACAAGAATGGTTAGCTATTATTAACCAGTACGGCGGCGATATCAAAGAAACTTATGGTGTGCCAGTTGAGCAGTTGGTAGAAGCGATCAAACATGGTGTACGTAAAATTAACATCGATACAGACTTACGTCTGGCTTCTACCGGTGCAATGCGCCGTATGATGGCTGAGCAGCCAAGTGAATTTGATCCGCGTAAATTCTTTGCCAAGACTATTGATGCAATGAAACAGATCTGTGTAGATCGTTATGAAGCATTTGGTACGGCAGGCCATGCAGATAAAATCCATCCGATTTCACTGGAAAAAATGGTTGATCGTTATAAATAA
- a CDS encoding DUF2237 family protein has protein sequence MSFHPDPKINRLNVLGEPLASCCYDPITGYFRNGFCHTAATDLGQHTVCAQMTSEFLSFSQKLGNDLITPLPEVGFPGLKPGDFWCICVTRWVEAYQADMAPPVKIHACHQAVLSYVPLDILMDYAI, from the coding sequence ATGTCTTTTCATCCTGATCCGAAGATTAACCGCTTAAATGTATTAGGTGAACCCTTGGCAAGCTGTTGCTATGACCCTATTACCGGATATTTCCGTAATGGTTTTTGCCATACTGCTGCTACTGATCTGGGCCAGCATACTGTTTGTGCACAGATGACATCTGAATTTCTAAGTTTTTCTCAAAAACTGGGTAATGACCTGATTACACCCTTACCGGAAGTGGGTTTTCCCGGTCTAAAACCTGGTGACTTCTGGTGTATCTGCGTAACGCGCTGGGTTGAAGCCTATCAGGCTGATATGGCTCCGCCTGTAAAAATTCATGCCTGCCATCAGGCAGTACTCAGTTATGTACCTTTAGATATTTTAATGGATTATGCAATTTGA
- a CDS encoding ribosomal protein uL16 3-hydroxylase gives MSQPLAVLGGITAEQFLSEYWQKKPLLVRNALPEIINILEPNDVKELALEENITARLIKQKDKDSNQWSVKSSPLIKGDFQKMPKLWTLLVQAVDHYSFDLAALWKKFPFIPQWRRDDIMVSYAPKGGSVGKHFDFYDVFLVQGYGHRRWQLGQMCDADTAFVPGQPLKLLPDMEVNFDEVLAPGDLLYVPPGLSHYGVAEDDCLTFSFGFRMPNIADMMDRVSDKFSEDQLLRNPLTDILRDQATAAGEITPVELEYLKTELLARLQNSTVLDDAIISLMSEPKYPENIPEAEEIGTGDLEEALDQGYMLMLEPASRLLYTDEDNQLLFWANGEALYISESFAAYLKRLADGEILVLDQNLNDEEILEDIAQLLTDSILMLLPPEEEQN, from the coding sequence ATGTCCCAACCTCTAGCTGTCTTAGGCGGTATAACTGCCGAACAATTTTTAAGTGAATATTGGCAAAAAAAACCGCTACTGGTCCGTAATGCCCTGCCCGAAATTATCAATATTCTTGAACCGAACGATGTTAAAGAACTTGCGCTTGAAGAAAATATTACTGCCCGTTTAATCAAGCAAAAAGATAAAGATTCTAACCAGTGGTCAGTGAAATCTTCTCCCCTGATTAAAGGCGATTTCCAGAAAATGCCAAAACTATGGACCTTGCTGGTTCAGGCGGTTGACCATTATTCATTTGACCTCGCAGCCCTATGGAAAAAATTTCCCTTTATTCCACAGTGGCGCCGTGATGATATTATGGTGTCTTATGCGCCTAAAGGCGGTTCAGTTGGCAAGCATTTTGACTTTTATGATGTATTCCTGGTGCAAGGTTACGGTCACCGTCGCTGGCAGCTTGGGCAGATGTGCGATGCAGACACGGCTTTTGTTCCAGGTCAGCCTCTTAAACTGCTACCAGATATGGAGGTAAATTTTGATGAAGTACTGGCTCCAGGTGATCTGTTATATGTTCCGCCAGGTCTGTCTCACTATGGCGTAGCAGAAGATGACTGCCTGACCTTTTCCTTTGGTTTTCGCATGCCTAATATTGCAGATATGATGGATCGTGTGAGTGATAAATTTTCTGAAGACCAGTTACTCAGAAATCCGCTAACCGATATTCTGCGTGACCAGGCTACAGCAGCAGGCGAGATTACACCTGTTGAACTTGAGTACCTTAAAACAGAACTGCTTGCCCGTCTGCAAAACTCTACTGTACTTGATGATGCTATTATCAGCTTGATGTCAGAGCCGAAGTATCCGGAGAATATTCCTGAAGCGGAAGAGATCGGTACAGGTGATCTGGAAGAAGCTTTGGATCAGGGTTACATGCTAATGCTGGAACCTGCTTCACGCCTGCTTTATACAGATGAAGACAACCAGCTACTTTTTTGGGCAAATGGTGAAGCACTATATATTTCTGAAAGCTTTGCAGCCTATTTAAAGCGCCTTGCTGATGGTGAAATTCTGGTTCTTGATCAGAATTTAAATGATGAAGAAATACTTGAAGATATCGCACAACTATTGACTGACTCTATTTTGATGCTGCTTCCACCAGAAGAAGAGCAGAACTAA
- a CDS encoding Maf family protein, producing MKQPPLILASSSETRKALLNRLGLQYRCISPDIDELPQGETHADELARRLAFDKAHIVARLYPEAVVIGSDQVAWREHTPDDFIGKPLTVEKAVQQLQVNSGKTVYFSTGLSVQQHSTGFQHTLVEHYQVKFRTLNLAEIERYIELDQPLHCAGSFKCESLGISLFEKMTGNDQTTLMGLPMIQLCQILRQLDFQIP from the coding sequence ATGAAGCAGCCTCCTCTTATTCTGGCCTCCAGTAGTGAGACCCGTAAAGCGCTGTTGAATCGTTTAGGCTTGCAGTATCGATGTATTTCACCAGATATTGATGAATTACCCCAGGGTGAGACACATGCAGATGAACTTGCAAGGAGACTGGCTTTTGACAAAGCTCATATTGTTGCCAGACTTTACCCTGAAGCAGTAGTGATTGGTTCCGATCAGGTAGCATGGCGGGAACATACACCCGATGATTTTATAGGTAAGCCCTTAACAGTTGAAAAGGCAGTGCAACAGTTGCAGGTCAATTCCGGGAAAACGGTCTATTTTAGTACGGGGCTGAGTGTACAGCAGCATTCCACAGGTTTTCAGCACACACTGGTAGAGCATTATCAGGTAAAATTCCGCACATTAAATCTGGCCGAAATTGAGCGATACATCGAACTGGATCAACCACTTCACTGTGCAGGTAGCTTTAAATGTGAAAGTCTGGGCATTAGTCTGTTTGAAAAGATGACGGGTAATGACCAGACAACTTTAATGGGCCTACCCATGATTCAGCTATGCCAGATTTTGCGCCAACTCGACTTCCAGATTCCCTAG
- a CDS encoding glutamine--tRNA ligase/YqeY domain fusion protein, protein MKPNDVVSSLPNNPTPNNEAIVDQAQQQQQAGLDFIRQVISDDLAAGRTQKVITRFPPEPNGYLHIGHVKAICLNFGIAEEYQGACNLRFDDTNPDAEEQEYVDGIANDVKWLGFQWEGEPRYASSYFDQLYTWALQLIQQGDAYVDLQTPEQIKLNRGSFVESGKNSPYRDASVEENLTRFEQMRNGELSEGEAVLRAKIDMASPNVHMRDPILYRVLHSEHHQTGNKWKIYPMYDYAHPLSDAIEGITHSLCTLEFQDHRPFYDWVVEKVHSPAVPRQYESSRLNVDYTITSKRKLRKLVEGGHVHGWDDPRMPTVVGMRRRGFTPEGLRDFCKRVGVSKTDGIVDVAMLEFCIRQSLENSAARGMAVLNPLKVILTNLPEAMDLVHARHPNVDMGERRIPLTSEIYIDRKDFEEVPPKGFKRLIPDGEVRLRHAYVIKCDEVIKDESGEVVELKCSIDTETLGKNPEGRKVKGVIHWVSATQGIPAEVRIYDHLFTEADPETGDDFLANLNPESLKVLQAVIEPALAQAQPEDRFQFEREGYFVADRYDHSPEKPVFNRILDLRDSFKPGK, encoded by the coding sequence ATGAAGCCCAATGATGTTGTTTCATCCCTGCCAAATAACCCGACACCAAATAATGAAGCCATAGTCGATCAAGCGCAGCAACAACAACAGGCAGGCTTAGACTTTATCCGTCAGGTCATTAGTGATGATCTGGCTGCCGGGCGTACCCAGAAAGTAATCACCCGCTTCCCACCAGAGCCGAATGGCTATTTGCATATTGGTCATGTAAAGGCTATCTGTCTGAACTTTGGAATTGCAGAAGAATATCAAGGTGCATGTAACTTGCGTTTTGACGACACCAATCCAGATGCCGAAGAGCAGGAATATGTAGATGGCATTGCTAATGATGTGAAATGGCTTGGATTTCAATGGGAAGGTGAGCCGCGTTATGCATCAAGCTACTTTGATCAGCTCTATACATGGGCGCTTCAGTTGATTCAGCAGGGCGATGCCTATGTAGACTTGCAGACTCCAGAACAGATTAAGTTAAATCGTGGCTCTTTTGTAGAGTCAGGCAAAAACTCACCTTATCGTGATGCAAGTGTTGAAGAGAATCTGACACGCTTTGAGCAGATGCGTAATGGTGAACTGAGTGAAGGTGAAGCGGTACTCCGCGCTAAAATTGATATGGCTTCACCAAATGTCCACATGCGTGATCCGATTCTGTATCGTGTGTTGCATTCTGAGCATCATCAAACAGGCAATAAATGGAAAATCTACCCGATGTACGATTATGCCCATCCGTTGTCTGATGCGATTGAAGGCATCACACATTCGCTTTGTACTCTGGAATTCCAGGACCACCGTCCTTTTTATGATTGGGTCGTCGAGAAAGTCCACTCACCCGCTGTACCGCGCCAGTACGAATCTAGCCGTCTGAATGTCGATTATACTATTACTTCAAAACGTAAACTGCGTAAGCTGGTAGAAGGTGGGCATGTACATGGCTGGGATGATCCTCGAATGCCAACAGTTGTTGGTATGCGCCGTCGCGGTTTTACTCCAGAAGGATTGCGTGATTTTTGCAAGCGAGTAGGCGTTTCGAAAACTGACGGTATTGTTGATGTGGCAATGCTGGAGTTCTGCATCCGTCAGTCACTGGAAAATAGTGCAGCACGTGGTATGGCAGTCCTAAATCCACTTAAAGTAATTTTAACTAATCTGCCAGAAGCCATGGATCTGGTTCATGCGCGCCATCCAAATGTAGATATGGGTGAGCGGAGGATTCCGCTGACCTCTGAAATCTATATTGACCGTAAAGATTTTGAAGAAGTGCCGCCAAAAGGTTTTAAACGCCTCATACCAGATGGTGAAGTTCGTTTACGTCATGCTTATGTCATTAAATGCGATGAAGTTATTAAAGATGAAAGCGGTGAGGTAGTAGAATTGAAATGTTCAATTGATACGGAAACTCTGGGTAAAAATCCGGAAGGGCGTAAAGTAAAAGGTGTTATCCACTGGGTTTCTGCAACCCAAGGTATACCGGCAGAAGTCCGTATTTATGATCACCTGTTTACTGAAGCAGATCCAGAAACTGGAGATGACTTCCTGGCTAACCTTAATCCTGAATCACTCAAAGTGCTTCAGGCGGTAATTGAACCTGCACTGGCACAAGCTCAACCGGAAGACCGTTTCCAGTTCGAGCGTGAAGGTTATTTTGTGGCCGATCGTTATGACCATTCTCCTGAAAAACCGGTATTTAATAGAATTCTCGATTTGAGAGACAGTTTTAAACCGGGTAAATAA
- a CDS encoding phosphoglycerate kinase translates to MNFQRMTDLDLTGKRVLIREDLNVPVKNGEITSDARLRAALPTIQAALEKGAAVIVCSHLGRPVEGEPKPEQSLAPVAAYLSQALGQEVQLVTEYLDGVQVQAGQVVLLENVRFNAGEKKNNPELAQKYAALCDVFVMDAFGTAHRAEASTEGVARFAKVAAAGPLLAAELDALGRALKTPEKPMVAIVAGSKVSTKLDVLNSLSTLCDQLIVGGGIANTFLAAAGYNVGKSLFEADLVDTAKAIAAKVSVPLPTDVVVANASEINFEDFLGSLAKAQAVVKKVSEVSENDMILDVGPETAQAFAEILKNSKTILWNGPVGVFEVDQFGEGTKTLSQAIAKSAGFSIAGGGDTLAAIDKYEVADKIGYISTGGGAFLEFVEGKTLPAVAVLLERA, encoded by the coding sequence ATGAACTTTCAGCGTATGACTGACCTTGACCTGACAGGCAAACGTGTCCTTATTCGTGAAGACTTAAACGTTCCTGTAAAAAATGGTGAGATTACGAGCGATGCACGTCTACGCGCTGCATTACCGACAATTCAGGCTGCGCTGGAAAAAGGTGCAGCAGTGATAGTGTGTTCTCATCTGGGTCGTCCGGTAGAGGGTGAACCTAAACCGGAACAGTCACTCGCTCCTGTTGCGGCTTATCTGTCTCAGGCACTGGGTCAGGAAGTCCAGTTGGTTACAGAGTACTTGGATGGCGTTCAAGTTCAGGCCGGCCAGGTAGTTTTACTGGAAAATGTACGTTTCAATGCAGGTGAAAAGAAGAATAATCCTGAGCTGGCACAAAAATACGCTGCATTGTGTGATGTCTTTGTTATGGATGCATTTGGTACTGCGCATCGTGCAGAAGCATCTACAGAAGGTGTAGCGCGCTTTGCCAAGGTTGCAGCAGCAGGGCCGCTGCTTGCAGCAGAACTGGATGCACTGGGCCGTGCACTAAAAACACCTGAAAAGCCGATGGTAGCAATTGTTGCAGGTTCTAAAGTCTCTACTAAACTCGACGTTTTAAATTCTTTATCTACACTTTGTGACCAGTTAATTGTTGGCGGCGGTATTGCCAATACTTTCTTGGCCGCCGCCGGTTATAACGTGGGTAAATCGCTTTTTGAAGCAGACCTGGTCGACACTGCAAAAGCGATTGCTGCGAAAGTTTCTGTCCCTTTGCCAACTGACGTGGTTGTTGCTAATGCATCTGAAATTAACTTTGAAGATTTCTTGGGTTCATTGGCAAAAGCTCAAGCTGTAGTCAAAAAAGTATCAGAAGTTTCGGAAAATGATATGATTCTGGATGTTGGTCCAGAAACAGCTCAGGCATTTGCAGAGATTCTTAAAAATTCAAAAACTATTTTATGGAATGGTCCGGTCGGTGTATTTGAAGTTGACCAGTTTGGAGAGGGTACCAAAACGCTTTCTCAGGCAATTGCAAAGTCTGCCGGTTTCTCGATAGCAGGCGGTGGAGATACATTGGCAGCTATTGATAAATATGAAGTCGCTGACAAAATTGGCTATATCTCGACTGGTGGAGGGGCTTTCCTTGAGTTTGTAGAAGGCAAAACCTTGCCAGCAGTAGCCGTGCTACTAGAGCGTGCCTAA
- a CDS encoding DMT family transporter, whose amino-acid sequence MELIFGAALCSVAVSIFLKWGKSHGFDALQMITVNYAVASVLCYIWFKPDFSHVSLSTTPWWLIFILGMLLPGIFLCLARSLQYAGILKTEIAQRLSVVLSLLAAFSIFQEQFSISKLLGIGLGIVAVISLLFGQHFQEKTTSDHKKGLVFLLSVWIGYALVDILLKYTTGLGLQFALALNLAFLFSFVLSSGFLVLQKNRWSQKNILAGSGLGLLNFCNIALYIKAHMLLKDSPAIVFAGMNILVVLLGVMSGLLYFKEKLNLPTLIGLILGLTGVICLAYAM is encoded by the coding sequence ATGGAACTGATTTTTGGGGCGGCCTTATGCAGTGTGGCAGTGTCTATATTCTTAAAATGGGGCAAATCACACGGTTTTGATGCTCTGCAAATGATTACTGTCAATTATGCAGTTGCCAGTGTGCTTTGCTATATATGGTTTAAACCGGATTTTTCTCATGTTTCTTTAAGTACCACTCCGTGGTGGCTGATTTTTATTTTAGGTATGCTATTGCCTGGTATATTTCTATGTCTGGCCAGATCACTACAATACGCAGGAATCCTGAAAACCGAAATTGCGCAACGCCTGTCTGTTGTATTATCTCTACTGGCTGCTTTTTCTATATTTCAGGAACAGTTCAGTATTAGTAAACTGCTGGGTATAGGTCTAGGAATAGTCGCAGTAATCAGTTTATTATTCGGTCAACATTTTCAGGAAAAAACGACTTCCGATCATAAAAAAGGTCTGGTTTTTCTATTGAGTGTATGGATAGGCTACGCGTTGGTGGATATTCTTTTAAAATACACCACAGGCTTAGGCTTACAATTTGCACTGGCCTTGAATCTGGCCTTTCTCTTTTCTTTTGTACTCTCAAGCGGTTTTCTGGTTTTACAAAAAAACCGGTGGTCACAAAAAAATATATTAGCTGGTTCAGGTTTGGGCTTGCTTAATTTTTGTAATATTGCTCTGTACATTAAGGCCCATATGCTACTTAAAGATAGCCCGGCTATTGTATTTGCTGGAATGAATATTCTGGTAGTATTACTGGGCGTGATGAGTGGCTTGCTGTACTTTAAAGAAAAACTGAATCTCCCGACATTAATCGGCTTAATTTTAGGATTGACTGGAGTAATCTGTCTGGCATATGCCATGTAA